In one window of Labilithrix sp. DNA:
- a CDS encoding beta-propeller domain-containing protein translates to MTIKTAFVVLAAITSAAAVGCGGGGSNGSTNTGTIRASLHRAQNCTDLLSDLKADAKYKLDKALDYSIRGIRECQKRYPDSQCAYYGGYGYPMRGGVSFGGTDDMGRAESAPTSGGAPPPAAGAPGSSSSSTSSSSGSSGSMSNSAGDAKAESPGASSYSETNTQVKGVDEADIVKNDGKNLYILHGSQFKVVQAFPATEMKDAGTFDIEGSPTEMFVADGKVVVYSQVNGAKVFAAAGVAKRAQYNEFGYYGGGSSASTDAARPYPGDPGSPETPEVYIPLTKITVLNLQGTTPVLARESYYEGGYLDSRRVGSSVRTVFQGYNYGPPLKHSVYDILPQPTSPPYDPNTGGDIKGNGEIPTQDPSPKTGADMIAAIEKLRATNHGIIDASVIGDWLPYTFVKNGDAVSANTTACEDFYVPTVGSTESGITEVSTFDLNDPAGTPRATAILGRADTVYGNADTMYLAAHAWVELPFAWYDDGDVAIGGGTDGWSGSSSGGSGSPGNPGNAGGDTIEPAPAPTPPQPTPGGIGTKTLRPRTDQAAPQAFPYSQSNTHVHKFEFQSDAKFANYVASGTVRGTVKDQFSLDDKDGILRLASHEQRTYVTADGRYAHADGSVIPKGSPPPARPAMVNHLFTLEQKGPWLETIGDGGDLAPNEQIYSVRFVEHRGYVVTFRQVDPLFVFDLSNPSKPNKLGELTIPGFSTYMHPLGSTHLLTIGRDASPEGRVQALQLKIFDVTDGANPRTAWELTYTGSEYGSSDAEHDHKAFTYFPQADGTGYLALPFYSYGYDPNDPYGGMKSTLEIFHVNTASGIKKLGAIDASTLVKDRQNGYCGGYYGPSVRRGVFLDSTVYAISYGGIAAKDIKALDAPALTLPLSTPKANDYYGRPVPACDAVPTPQDF, encoded by the coding sequence ATGACGATCAAGACCGCCTTCGTCGTTCTCGCCGCCATCACGTCCGCCGCCGCCGTCGGCTGCGGTGGAGGGGGATCGAACGGATCGACCAACACCGGCACGATCCGCGCGAGCCTCCACCGCGCGCAGAACTGCACCGACCTCCTCTCCGACCTGAAGGCGGACGCGAAGTACAAGCTCGACAAGGCGCTCGATTACTCCATCCGCGGCATCCGCGAGTGCCAGAAGCGCTACCCGGACTCGCAGTGCGCCTACTACGGCGGCTACGGCTACCCGATGCGCGGCGGCGTGAGCTTCGGCGGGACCGACGACATGGGCCGCGCCGAGTCGGCTCCCACCTCCGGCGGCGCGCCGCCGCCGGCCGCGGGTGCGCCCGGCTCGTCGTCGTCGTCGACCTCGTCCTCGTCGGGCTCCTCCGGCAGCATGTCCAACTCCGCCGGCGACGCCAAGGCCGAGAGCCCCGGCGCCTCCAGCTACTCGGAGACGAACACGCAGGTGAAGGGCGTCGACGAGGCGGACATCGTCAAGAACGACGGCAAGAACCTCTACATCCTGCACGGGAGCCAGTTCAAGGTCGTGCAGGCGTTCCCCGCGACCGAGATGAAGGACGCGGGCACGTTCGACATCGAGGGCTCGCCGACGGAGATGTTCGTCGCCGACGGCAAGGTCGTCGTCTACTCGCAGGTCAACGGCGCGAAGGTCTTCGCCGCGGCGGGCGTCGCAAAGCGTGCACAGTACAACGAGTTCGGCTACTATGGCGGCGGCTCCTCGGCGTCGACGGACGCCGCGCGCCCCTACCCCGGCGATCCCGGCTCGCCCGAGACGCCCGAGGTCTACATCCCGCTCACGAAGATCACGGTGCTGAACCTCCAGGGCACGACGCCGGTCCTCGCGCGCGAGTCCTACTACGAGGGCGGCTACCTCGACTCGCGCCGCGTCGGCTCGAGCGTCCGCACCGTGTTCCAGGGCTACAACTACGGCCCGCCGCTGAAGCACAGCGTCTACGACATCCTCCCGCAGCCGACGTCGCCGCCGTACGATCCGAACACGGGCGGCGACATCAAGGGCAACGGCGAGATCCCGACGCAGGACCCGTCGCCGAAGACCGGCGCCGACATGATCGCGGCGATCGAGAAGCTCCGCGCGACGAACCACGGCATCATCGACGCGAGCGTCATCGGCGACTGGCTTCCCTACACCTTCGTGAAGAACGGCGACGCGGTCTCCGCGAACACGACGGCGTGCGAGGACTTCTACGTCCCGACGGTGGGCTCCACCGAGAGCGGCATCACCGAGGTCTCGACCTTCGACCTGAACGATCCGGCGGGCACGCCGCGCGCGACCGCCATCCTCGGCCGCGCCGACACGGTCTACGGCAACGCGGACACGATGTACCTCGCGGCGCACGCGTGGGTCGAGCTCCCGTTCGCGTGGTACGACGACGGCGACGTCGCGATCGGCGGCGGGACCGACGGCTGGAGCGGCAGCAGCAGCGGCGGCAGCGGCAGCCCGGGCAACCCGGGCAACGCCGGCGGCGACACGATCGAGCCCGCGCCCGCGCCGACGCCGCCGCAGCCCACGCCCGGCGGCATCGGGACGAAGACGCTGCGTCCGCGCACCGACCAGGCGGCGCCGCAGGCCTTCCCGTACTCGCAGAGCAACACCCACGTGCACAAATTCGAGTTCCAGTCGGACGCGAAGTTCGCGAACTACGTCGCGTCGGGCACGGTCCGCGGCACGGTGAAGGACCAGTTCTCGCTCGACGACAAGGACGGCATCCTCCGCCTCGCGTCGCACGAGCAGCGCACGTACGTCACGGCGGACGGCCGCTACGCGCACGCCGACGGCAGCGTCATCCCGAAGGGCTCGCCGCCGCCGGCGCGCCCGGCGATGGTGAACCACCTCTTCACGCTCGAGCAGAAGGGCCCCTGGCTCGAGACGATCGGCGACGGCGGCGACCTCGCTCCGAACGAGCAGATCTACAGCGTCCGCTTCGTCGAGCACCGCGGCTACGTCGTCACGTTCCGCCAGGTCGACCCGCTCTTCGTCTTCGATCTCTCGAACCCGTCGAAGCCGAACAAGCTCGGTGAGCTCACGATCCCCGGCTTCTCGACGTACATGCACCCGCTCGGCTCGACGCACCTCCTCACGATCGGGCGCGACGCGAGCCCCGAGGGCCGCGTGCAGGCGCTGCAGCTCAAGATCTTCGACGTGACCGACGGCGCGAACCCGCGCACCGCTTGGGAGCTCACGTACACCGGGAGCGAGTACGGCTCGAGCGACGCGGAGCACGACCACAAGGCGTTCACCTACTTCCCGCAGGCGGACGGCACGGGCTACCTCGCGCTCCCGTTCTACAGCTACGGCTACGACCCGAACGACCCCTACGGCGGCATGAAGAGCACGCTGGAGATCTTCCACGTGAACACGGCGTCGGGGATCAAGAAGCTCGGCGCGATCGACGCGAGCACGCTCGTGAAGGACCGCCAGAACGGCTACTGCGGCGGCTACTACGGCCCCTCGGTCCGCCGCGGCGTCTTCCTCGACAGCACCGTCTACGCGATCTCGTACGGCGGCATCGCGGCGAAGGACATCAAGGCCCTCGACGCGCCGGCCCTCACCCTCCCCCTCTCGACCCCGAAGGCCAACGACTACTACGGCCGCCCGGTGCCCGCCTGCGACGCCGTCCCGACGCCGCAAGACTTCTGA
- a CDS encoding 3-hydroxyacyl-CoA dehydrogenase/enoyl-CoA hydratase family protein has protein sequence MQKPIRRTAVIGAGVMGSGIAAHFANAGLEVLLLDIVPPNLSDADKKNPAKRNGFAAGGLEKALKAKPAAFYHKDAARLITVGNTEDDFDKLKDVDLVIEAIIEKMDAKQALLARLEKVVPEHCIVASNTSGLQIAEMTKSSSANLKKHFVVLHFFNPVRYMKLLEIVPGPETDPEVLAHVERFAQDTLGKGVVFGKDTPNFIGNRIGTHAMMATIHQMLADGLAPEDVDNITGTPMGHPKSASFRTGDLVGLDTFVHVADNCYTSLTKDEDREVFKMPDYVKTMVERKLLGDKTKGGFYKRMPDKSIMTFDPKTLEYRPKAGDEGIKATTKTLAKVEDVKERVKKLVADQGKAGDFARKVLYRSLAYSARRIGEISDSVAAVDDAMKWGYAWELGPFETWDALGLKETAEAIEKAGHKLPESVHKMIANGVTSWYQDGKEASLAKGNYVERKQDPRYVTLPKARRGDKPVLKNDGAEAWDLGDGVLGLTFKTKANSIDPDVIQMIGKAVAEAETNYRALLVANEGDHFCVGANLLLVVMSASQQQWEPIKEMVKGYQYATQKMKYARVPVVAAPYGMTLGGGLELCMGAGHVQAAAETYSGLVEVGVGLIPGGAGTMNMLWRALEGIPEGTNVSTYEYVTQTFKNIALAKVATSAEEAKALGYFRKTDGVSFDRARQVYEAKKRAIGLAESGYHPPTPKAYRLPGESGIATLGMMVDTLVAGGYASEHDAKIARKLAHVLCGGIGGATREVTEDEILELEREAFVSLCGEPKSLERMQYMLMNNKPLRN, from the coding sequence ATGCAGAAGCCGATTCGTCGCACGGCCGTCATCGGGGCCGGGGTCATGGGCAGCGGTATCGCCGCTCACTTCGCCAACGCCGGGCTCGAGGTCCTCCTCCTCGACATCGTCCCGCCCAACCTGTCCGACGCCGACAAGAAGAACCCGGCGAAGCGCAACGGCTTCGCCGCGGGCGGCCTCGAGAAGGCGCTCAAGGCCAAGCCGGCGGCCTTCTATCACAAGGACGCCGCGCGCCTCATCACGGTCGGCAACACCGAAGACGACTTCGACAAGCTGAAGGACGTCGACCTCGTCATCGAGGCGATCATCGAGAAGATGGACGCGAAGCAGGCCCTCCTCGCGCGCCTCGAGAAGGTCGTGCCGGAGCACTGCATCGTCGCCTCCAACACGTCCGGCCTCCAGATCGCGGAGATGACGAAGTCCTCCTCCGCCAACCTGAAGAAGCACTTCGTCGTCCTGCACTTCTTCAACCCGGTCCGCTACATGAAGCTCCTCGAGATCGTCCCCGGCCCGGAGACCGATCCCGAGGTCCTCGCGCACGTCGAGCGCTTCGCCCAGGACACGTTGGGCAAGGGCGTCGTGTTCGGCAAGGACACGCCGAACTTCATCGGCAACCGCATCGGAACGCACGCGATGATGGCGACGATCCATCAGATGCTCGCCGACGGCCTCGCCCCCGAGGACGTCGACAACATCACCGGCACCCCGATGGGCCACCCGAAGAGCGCGAGCTTCCGCACCGGCGACCTCGTCGGCCTCGACACCTTCGTCCACGTCGCGGACAACTGCTACACGTCGCTCACGAAGGACGAAGACCGCGAGGTCTTCAAGATGCCCGACTACGTGAAGACGATGGTCGAGAGGAAGCTCCTCGGCGACAAGACGAAGGGCGGCTTCTACAAGCGGATGCCCGACAAGAGCATCATGACGTTCGACCCGAAGACGCTCGAATACCGTCCCAAGGCCGGCGACGAGGGCATCAAGGCGACGACGAAGACCCTCGCCAAGGTCGAAGACGTCAAAGAGCGCGTGAAGAAGCTCGTCGCCGATCAGGGCAAAGCCGGTGACTTCGCGCGCAAGGTCCTTTATCGCTCACTCGCCTATTCCGCGCGCCGCATCGGCGAAATCTCGGACTCCGTCGCCGCGGTCGACGACGCGATGAAGTGGGGATACGCCTGGGAGCTCGGCCCCTTCGAGACCTGGGACGCGCTCGGCCTCAAGGAGACGGCGGAGGCCATCGAAAAAGCGGGCCACAAGCTCCCCGAGTCGGTCCACAAGATGATCGCCAATGGCGTCACCTCTTGGTACCAGGACGGCAAAGAGGCGAGCCTCGCAAAAGGCAATTACGTCGAGCGCAAGCAGGACCCGCGCTACGTCACGCTCCCCAAAGCCCGAAGAGGCGACAAGCCGGTCCTCAAGAACGACGGCGCGGAGGCGTGGGACCTCGGCGACGGCGTGCTCGGCCTCACCTTCAAGACGAAGGCGAACAGCATCGACCCCGACGTCATCCAGATGATCGGCAAAGCGGTCGCCGAGGCGGAGACGAACTACCGCGCGCTGCTCGTCGCGAACGAGGGCGATCACTTCTGCGTCGGCGCCAACCTGCTCCTCGTCGTGATGAGCGCGAGCCAGCAGCAGTGGGAGCCGATCAAGGAGATGGTGAAGGGCTACCAGTACGCGACGCAGAAGATGAAGTACGCGCGCGTCCCGGTCGTCGCCGCTCCCTACGGCATGACGCTGGGCGGCGGCCTCGAGCTCTGCATGGGCGCGGGCCACGTGCAGGCGGCGGCGGAGACGTACTCGGGCCTCGTCGAGGTCGGCGTCGGCCTCATCCCGGGCGGCGCGGGCACGATGAACATGCTGTGGCGCGCGCTCGAGGGGATCCCGGAGGGCACGAACGTCTCCACCTACGAGTACGTGACGCAGACGTTCAAGAACATCGCCCTCGCGAAGGTCGCCACCTCCGCCGAGGAGGCGAAGGCGCTCGGCTACTTCCGCAAGACCGACGGCGTCTCCTTCGACCGCGCCCGCCAAGTCTATGAGGCCAAGAAGCGCGCGATCGGCCTCGCGGAGTCGGGCTACCACCCGCCGACGCCGAAGGCCTACCGCCTCCCGGGCGAGAGCGGCATCGCGACGCTCGGCATGATGGTCGACACCCTCGTCGCCGGCGGCTACGCGAGCGAGCACGACGCCAAGATCGCGCGCAAGCTCGCCCACGTCCTCTGCGGCGGCATCGGCGGCGCCACGCGGGAGGTCACGGAAGACGAGATCCTCGAGCTCGAGCGCGAGGCCTTCGTGAGCCTCTGCGGCGAACCCAAGAGCCTCGAGCGCATGCAGTACATGCTGATGAACAATAAACCGTTGCGCAATTGA
- a CDS encoding 1-acyl-sn-glycerol-3-phosphate acyltransferase, protein MRPTAEQLAPLSRLERATFELADFFARPALTPISATWNSAFMGALIYSCGGRRFHVHGLEILQQYGKKDSVLLVANHRSFFDFFTITALCYWRTNLTKRIFFPVRQKFFYDHPAGPLVNAVMSGMRMFPPVMREKEKKGFNQYSVERCIEELNRTDIGTVLGIHPEGTRNKNDDPYTFLPAQPGVGRIALGATRAKVIPVFALGMGQSILGEMKMNALTPKEHPVDVYFGPPVDVSDLRARTNSITMQKRAADRCLDAVKALAEKQRRAAAIRDGRDPDAEPSVSERALSRRSPESMQPSADV, encoded by the coding sequence GTGCGTCCCACCGCCGAGCAGCTCGCTCCTCTCAGCCGGCTCGAACGCGCCACGTTCGAGCTCGCCGACTTCTTCGCGCGTCCGGCGCTGACGCCGATCTCGGCGACGTGGAACAGCGCGTTCATGGGCGCGCTCATCTACTCGTGCGGCGGGCGCCGCTTCCACGTGCACGGCCTCGAGATCCTCCAGCAGTACGGCAAGAAGGACAGCGTCCTCCTCGTCGCCAACCACCGCTCGTTCTTCGACTTCTTCACCATCACCGCGCTCTGTTACTGGCGGACCAACCTCACGAAGCGGATCTTCTTCCCCGTTCGGCAGAAGTTCTTCTACGACCACCCCGCCGGCCCGCTCGTGAACGCGGTGATGAGCGGGATGCGCATGTTCCCGCCGGTGATGCGCGAGAAGGAGAAGAAGGGCTTCAACCAGTACTCGGTGGAGCGCTGCATCGAGGAGCTGAACCGCACGGACATCGGCACCGTGCTCGGCATCCATCCCGAGGGCACGCGCAACAAGAACGACGATCCGTACACGTTCCTCCCCGCGCAGCCCGGCGTCGGACGCATCGCCCTCGGCGCGACGCGCGCGAAGGTGATCCCTGTCTTCGCGCTCGGGATGGGCCAGAGCATCCTCGGCGAGATGAAGATGAACGCCCTCACGCCGAAGGAGCACCCCGTCGACGTGTACTTCGGTCCGCCGGTGGACGTGAGCGATCTCCGCGCGCGCACGAATTCGATCACGATGCAGAAGCGCGCGGCCGATCGCTGCCTCGACGCGGTGAAGGCGCTCGCGGAGAAGCAGCGCCGCGCGGCGGCGATCCGCGACGGTCGCGATCCCGACGCGGAGCCGTCGGTCTCCGAGCGCGCATTGTCGCGCCGCTCGCCCGAAAGCATGCAACCCTCGGCGGATGTCTGA
- a CDS encoding cation:dicarboxylase symporter family transporter yields the protein MSEPTAASKKKKSGLSGTPLIFVALLLGVVVGGLFPEHDHPIAFHLFQFFSKAFIALIKGIIVPILVATIITGIAQTGDLKAVGRMGAKSLLYFEIVTTIALVVGLFIGNTLKPGEGLPLVQDAHATLQKPKDGWEIAMHAFPSSLVKHAAEGDILPVVIFSALFGVALIRVGVREGERGAPVLRFFEGVGHVMFKYTEMIMKLTPLGVFGAMAYNVSHMASGTPGGAKGWPAVFDLLKHYSVLVGSLYLSLALLLVLVFIPVLLICRIPVRGFFQHVREPATIAYGAASSEAALPLLLEQMEKFGVPRRVASFVIPTGYSFNLDGSTLYLVLASLTIAQAAHIDMPLGTQIMMALTFMLTSKGVAGVPRATLVIIAGTCASFNLPGEAGVAMILAVDEIMDMARSALNLTGNGLAACVVARWEGVFGEKDPAPAPATP from the coding sequence ATGTCTGAGCCCACCGCGGCGTCCAAGAAGAAGAAGAGCGGTCTCAGCGGTACGCCGCTCATCTTCGTGGCGCTGCTCCTCGGCGTCGTCGTCGGCGGCCTCTTCCCCGAGCACGATCACCCGATCGCCTTCCACCTCTTCCAGTTCTTCTCGAAGGCGTTCATCGCGCTCATCAAGGGCATCATCGTCCCGATCCTCGTCGCGACGATCATCACCGGCATCGCGCAGACCGGCGACCTCAAGGCGGTCGGCCGCATGGGCGCGAAGTCGCTCCTCTACTTCGAGATCGTCACCACCATCGCGCTCGTGGTCGGCCTCTTCATCGGGAACACGCTGAAGCCGGGCGAAGGTCTCCCGCTCGTCCAGGACGCGCACGCGACGCTGCAGAAGCCGAAGGACGGCTGGGAGATCGCGATGCACGCGTTCCCCTCGAGCCTCGTGAAGCACGCGGCGGAGGGAGACATCCTCCCCGTCGTCATCTTCTCCGCGCTCTTCGGCGTCGCGCTCATCCGCGTCGGGGTGAGGGAGGGCGAACGCGGCGCGCCGGTCCTGCGCTTCTTCGAAGGCGTCGGGCACGTGATGTTCAAGTACACCGAGATGATCATGAAGCTCACGCCCCTCGGGGTGTTCGGCGCGATGGCGTACAACGTGAGCCACATGGCGTCGGGCACGCCGGGCGGAGCGAAGGGCTGGCCCGCCGTCTTCGACCTGCTCAAGCACTACAGCGTGCTCGTCGGCAGCCTCTACCTCTCGCTCGCGCTGCTCCTCGTCCTCGTCTTCATCCCGGTGCTCTTGATATGCCGCATCCCCGTCCGCGGCTTCTTCCAGCACGTCCGCGAGCCCGCGACGATCGCGTACGGCGCCGCGTCGAGCGAAGCGGCGCTGCCGCTCCTCCTCGAGCAGATGGAGAAGTTCGGGGTCCCGCGCCGCGTCGCGAGCTTCGTCATCCCCACCGGCTACTCGTTCAACCTCGACGGCTCGACGCTCTATCTCGTGCTCGCGTCGCTCACGATCGCGCAAGCGGCGCACATCGACATGCCGCTCGGCACGCAGATCATGATGGCGCTCACGTTCATGCTGACGTCGAAGGGCGTCGCCGGCGTCCCACGCGCGACGCTCGTGATCATCGCGGGCACGTGCGCGAGCTTCAACCTCCCCGGCGAAGCCGGCGTCGCGATGATCCTCGCCGTGGACGAGATCATGGACATGGCCCGAAGCGCCCTGAACCTCACCGGCAACGGCCTCGCCGCCTGCGTCGTCGCCCGCTGGGAGGGCGTGTTCGGAGAGAAGGATCCCGCGCCGGCGCCGGCTACTCCGTGA